In a single window of the Terrirubrum flagellatum genome:
- a CDS encoding nucleoside hydrolase, protein MSIIAMAETIIIDTDPGQDDAVAILLALASPREIALAGVTAVAGNVPVVQTTLNALRICDLAQRPDIPVHSGAVGPLVYALETAEFVSGPDGLAGANLPLTTRAPRSAHAVDFIIAQLRAAPHGGVTLCPIGPLTNIALALRLAPDILPKIRRIILMGGAMNLGNITPAAEFNAYVDPHAAAIVFGSGAKIVMMGLNLTLQAICSRDQIARIGALGSATGRAVHGMLTRPRPTGLGTDGHPMHDVCVIAWLLWPELFEGRDCFVEIDTSASPLRGRTTIDWNNRLRKPPNAHVLNKVDATILFDRIIERLATLP, encoded by the coding sequence GTGAGCATCATCGCCATGGCCGAAACAATCATCATCGACACCGATCCCGGGCAGGACGACGCCGTCGCGATCCTGCTGGCGCTGGCTTCGCCGCGCGAGATCGCGCTTGCGGGGGTGACGGCCGTCGCCGGCAATGTGCCGGTCGTGCAAACGACCTTGAATGCGTTGCGAATCTGCGATCTCGCGCAGCGCCCTGATATTCCCGTCCATTCGGGCGCGGTGGGACCTCTTGTTTATGCGCTGGAGACGGCTGAGTTCGTCAGCGGCCCCGACGGTCTTGCGGGCGCCAATCTTCCACTCACCACGCGCGCGCCGCGGTCTGCGCATGCGGTCGACTTCATCATTGCGCAACTGCGCGCGGCTCCTCACGGAGGCGTCACGCTCTGCCCGATCGGGCCGCTGACGAATATCGCGCTCGCGTTGCGGCTTGCGCCCGACATTCTGCCGAAGATCAGGCGCATCATCCTGATGGGCGGCGCGATGAATCTCGGCAACATTACGCCAGCGGCGGAATTCAACGCCTATGTCGATCCTCACGCGGCCGCGATCGTCTTCGGCTCAGGCGCGAAGATCGTCATGATGGGCCTCAATCTCACATTGCAAGCGATCTGCAGCCGTGACCAGATCGCGCGCATCGGCGCGCTGGGAAGCGCGACCGGCCGCGCCGTCCACGGCATGCTGACGCGGCCCCGCCCGACCGGCCTGGGAACAGACGGGCACCCCATGCACGATGTCTGCGTTATCGCCTGGCTCTTGTGGCCGGAGTTGTTTGAAGGGCGCGACTGCTTCGTCGAGATCGACACGAGCGCCAGCCCATTGCGCGGGCGCACAACGATCGACTGGAATAATCGCCTGCGCAAACCACCAAATGCGCATGTGCTCAACAAGGTCGATGCGACCATTCTGTTCGATCGCATCATCGAGCGACTGGCGACGCTTCCCTGA
- a CDS encoding sugar ABC transporter substrate-binding protein — protein MSFAIKAFEGGARRRMEEGKMPGLKKWILSAAALLSLGQAANAFELGVIGFQFSSETHARVANAAAAAAKAKGWSVTLLNSEGSLPKHAEQFDALIAKKVDAIIIAMGKPVEADAQFKAAKDKGIPVITVQSGASPHALFDIQTNEYKIGAEAALYLLGKLGYQGNIITSRFDLNVASRIRGKILDDVLSENQAVKELGKFSMARTQSWRDDVRSGMQALLLQNQGKINGVWASFDGQAYIIDDLLKAAGVKKGQIPLVSVDGGPETYARIADPDSTLLASVAVPFEDMGKQAVDAIEAIVVKKQPKDSITAGPYLFTEAVLVDQSNVKQFLK, from the coding sequence ATGAGTTTCGCCATCAAGGCGTTTGAGGGCGGCGCTCGTCGCCGCATGGAGGAGGGAAAAATGCCGGGGTTGAAGAAATGGATTTTGTCGGCGGCGGCTCTGCTGTCGCTCGGCCAGGCGGCGAACGCATTTGAGCTTGGCGTGATCGGCTTCCAGTTTTCGTCGGAAACGCATGCGCGCGTTGCGAACGCAGCGGCCGCAGCGGCGAAGGCCAAGGGCTGGAGCGTGACGCTGCTCAATTCCGAAGGATCGCTTCCCAAGCATGCGGAGCAGTTCGACGCGCTGATCGCGAAGAAAGTCGATGCGATCATCATCGCGATGGGTAAACCGGTTGAGGCCGACGCCCAGTTCAAGGCGGCGAAGGACAAGGGCATTCCCGTGATCACCGTGCAATCGGGCGCGAGCCCGCATGCGCTGTTCGACATTCAGACCAACGAATACAAGATCGGCGCGGAAGCGGCGCTCTATCTCCTGGGCAAGCTCGGCTATCAGGGCAACATCATCACGTCGCGCTTCGATCTCAACGTCGCCTCGCGCATCCGCGGCAAGATTCTCGACGATGTGCTGTCGGAGAACCAGGCCGTGAAGGAACTCGGCAAATTCTCCATGGCGCGCACTCAAAGCTGGCGTGATGACGTGCGCTCCGGCATGCAGGCGCTGCTGTTGCAGAACCAGGGCAAGATCAATGGCGTCTGGGCGTCGTTCGACGGCCAGGCCTATATCATCGACGACCTCCTCAAAGCGGCCGGCGTGAAGAAGGGCCAGATTCCGCTGGTTTCAGTCGATGGCGGGCCCGAAACCTATGCGCGCATCGCAGATCCCGACTCGACGCTGCTTGCGTCCGTCGCCGTTCCCTTCGAGGACATGGGCAAGCAGGCGGTCGACGCCATAGAAGCGATCGTGGTGAAGAAGCAGCCCAAGGATTCGATTACGGCTGGCCCCTATCTCTTCACCGAAGCGGTGCTGGTCGATCAATCCAACGTGAAGCAGTTCCTCAAGTGA
- a CDS encoding NAD/NADP octopine/nopaline dehydrogenase family protein encodes MKVGILGAGGVAFGYAAFLREAGHQPRLWSPSGRGVAPFLAGEQLTATGAVSASFMPDVATDPAFVADMDALIVAVPGYGYRSVFNAIVPHVRAGATIIISAHLSMAARYLTRRLAERNVETPVLAWGTTALMGRKTSPSSVEIGGVRREIDLAAANPRDGANGLAMCVALFGERFKLHDDLMAIQLGNLNPPIHLASALCNFTRIERGENWANYDGITPAVARLVEALDRERLALAAAFGVEVRSVERHYQLTFGFPPGESLAAMAAEVHRQRGGPPGPKSLQTRFVIEDVPFGIVPLVRIGRRFNMPMTLHEAGVKLFDALYGCSFEQMNDLLEADSP; translated from the coding sequence ATGAAGGTCGGCATTCTCGGCGCCGGCGGCGTCGCGTTTGGCTACGCCGCCTTTCTGCGCGAAGCAGGACATCAGCCAAGGCTCTGGTCTCCGTCCGGACGCGGCGTGGCGCCGTTTCTCGCCGGCGAGCAGCTCACAGCGACAGGCGCAGTCAGCGCAAGCTTCATGCCGGATGTCGCGACGGATCCCGCCTTTGTCGCCGACATGGATGCGTTGATCGTCGCTGTTCCCGGATACGGCTATCGCTCTGTCTTCAACGCCATCGTTCCGCACGTCAGAGCTGGCGCGACAATCATCATCAGCGCGCATCTCTCGATGGCGGCGCGTTATCTGACGCGGCGTCTGGCGGAGCGAAATGTCGAGACGCCCGTGCTCGCATGGGGCACGACGGCGTTGATGGGCCGCAAGACGTCGCCAAGCTCGGTCGAGATTGGCGGCGTGCGCCGTGAGATCGATCTGGCCGCAGCGAATCCGCGCGATGGCGCCAACGGCCTCGCGATGTGCGTTGCGCTGTTTGGAGAGCGCTTCAAACTCCATGATGATTTGATGGCGATCCAGCTCGGCAATCTCAATCCGCCGATCCATCTCGCCAGCGCGCTCTGCAACTTCACGCGCATCGAGCGCGGCGAGAACTGGGCGAATTATGACGGCATCACGCCGGCGGTTGCGCGGCTGGTCGAGGCGCTCGATCGCGAACGGCTCGCGCTTGCCGCTGCGTTCGGCGTCGAGGTTCGCAGTGTCGAGCGACATTATCAGCTCACTTTCGGGTTTCCGCCCGGCGAAAGTCTCGCCGCCATGGCGGCCGAAGTGCATCGGCAGCGAGGCGGCCCGCCGGGGCCGAAAAGCCTGCAGACCCGATTTGTGATCGAGGATGTTCCGTTCGGAATCGTGCCGCTCGTTCGTATTGGCCGTCGTTTCAATATGCCGATGACGTTGCACGAGGCCGGGGTGAAGCTGTTTGACGCACTCTACGGATGCAGCTTCGAGCAAATGAATGATCTGCTTGAAGCGGACAGTCCGTAA
- a CDS encoding ABC transporter ATP-binding protein — protein sequence MSSLQIRGVKKSFGDATVLQGVDLDIRSGEFFTLLGPSGCGKTTLLRIIAGFQRPDAGEASLDGERIDRKPAHTRDIGMVFQDYAVFPHLTVAGNIAFGLKARKLPKAEIEARVADGLRMVRMDRLAERFPSELSGGQQQRVGIARAMVIRPKLLLMDEPLSNLDAKLRLELREDIRDLQKSLGVTTIYVTHDQEEALAISDRICVMNAGRIEQVGAPYEIYRRPVRRFAASFVGAMNFIPASGDASTAWKRRLAGGALKACAELAIRPEDVVIRMDRTSANAIHLSGKVSKVTFLGREAHYAIATDAGEIIAQVAGPTPDLISVDGQTIEVSLPFDRIIAFDAQGDALPSAFGRS from the coding sequence TTGTCGTCGCTTCAGATCAGGGGAGTGAAGAAGAGCTTCGGCGACGCGACCGTTCTTCAGGGCGTTGACCTCGATATCCGGTCGGGCGAGTTCTTCACGCTCCTTGGCCCAAGCGGCTGCGGCAAGACAACGCTGCTTCGCATCATCGCAGGCTTTCAGCGCCCTGACGCCGGCGAGGCGTCGCTCGACGGCGAACGCATCGACAGGAAGCCCGCCCACACGCGCGACATCGGTATGGTCTTCCAGGACTACGCTGTGTTCCCTCACCTGACGGTCGCCGGCAACATCGCGTTCGGCCTCAAGGCGCGGAAGCTTCCCAAGGCCGAGATCGAGGCTCGCGTGGCTGACGGTCTTCGGATGGTGCGGATGGACCGACTGGCCGAGCGGTTCCCTTCGGAATTATCCGGCGGGCAGCAGCAGCGCGTAGGCATCGCTCGCGCCATGGTGATCCGGCCCAAGCTTCTGCTGATGGACGAGCCGCTCTCCAATCTCGACGCGAAGCTGCGTCTCGAATTGCGCGAGGACATTCGAGATCTGCAGAAGAGCCTCGGCGTGACGACGATCTACGTCACCCACGATCAGGAGGAGGCGCTCGCCATTTCCGATCGCATCTGTGTGATGAATGCGGGGCGGATTGAGCAAGTCGGCGCTCCCTACGAGATTTATCGACGGCCCGTGAGGCGATTTGCGGCGTCCTTCGTCGGCGCCATGAACTTCATCCCGGCTTCAGGCGATGCATCGACCGCGTGGAAGCGGCGCCTCGCCGGCGGTGCTCTGAAGGCTTGCGCGGAGCTGGCGATCCGCCCGGAGGATGTCGTCATTCGCATGGATCGCACGAGCGCGAACGCTATTCATCTGAGCGGAAAGGTCTCCAAAGTCACTTTTCTTGGCCGCGAGGCGCACTACGCCATTGCGACCGATGCGGGAGAGATTATCGCGCAGGTTGCGGGGCCAACGCCCGATCTTATTTCGGTCGATGGACAGACCATCGAGGTCAGTCTCCCCTTCGACAGAATCATCGCCTTTGACGCACAAGGCGACGCGCTGCCCTCAGCGTTCGGCCGCTCATGA
- a CDS encoding ATP-binding cassette domain-containing protein, translating into MPDVADKQPILSLRGIGKSYGAVVAVRHVDLDIYPGEVVAICGDNGAGKSSLIKVISGAQEPTNGVMLLRGKEVVFRSPHDALAQGVATIYQDLALAPRLSIAQNVFMGAELTRSVVVPFIRVLDKKRMAAEAQGYLSRLSIAITDMSRPVERLSGGQRQAVAISRALRWNAEIIIMDEPTAALGVKETAQVLDLIRKLKAEGRTVILISHNMRDVVALADRVAILSGGRKLIDCPIDGLTADDLTHMIMGAGAKAA; encoded by the coding sequence ATGCCAGACGTTGCAGACAAGCAGCCGATTCTTTCCCTGCGCGGAATCGGCAAAAGCTACGGCGCTGTCGTGGCTGTGCGTCATGTCGACCTCGACATCTATCCTGGTGAAGTGGTTGCGATCTGCGGCGACAACGGCGCCGGCAAGTCGAGCCTGATCAAGGTGATCTCTGGCGCGCAGGAGCCCACGAACGGCGTGATGCTTTTGCGCGGCAAAGAGGTCGTCTTCCGCTCGCCCCACGACGCGCTCGCGCAGGGCGTCGCCACGATCTATCAGGATCTCGCGCTCGCCCCTCGCCTCTCCATTGCGCAGAATGTGTTCATGGGCGCGGAGCTGACGCGCTCTGTCGTCGTCCCCTTCATCCGCGTCCTCGACAAGAAGCGCATGGCTGCCGAGGCGCAAGGCTATCTTTCGCGTCTGTCGATTGCGATCACCGACATGTCGCGGCCGGTCGAGCGACTGTCCGGCGGCCAACGTCAGGCGGTCGCGATTTCGCGCGCGCTGCGCTGGAACGCCGAGATCATCATCATGGATGAACCCACCGCTGCGCTGGGCGTCAAGGAGACGGCGCAGGTGCTCGACCTCATCCGCAAGCTCAAGGCCGAAGGGCGCACGGTGATCCTGATCAGCCACAACATGCGCGACGTGGTGGCGCTGGCCGATCGCGTCGCCATCCTGAGCGGCGGACGCAAGCTCATCGATTGTCCGATTGACGGACTGACCGCTGATGATCTCACCCACATGATCATGGGCGCGGGCGCCAAGGCCGCGTGA
- a CDS encoding hydantoinase B/oxoprolinase family protein, with translation MTNMSASRAVDPVTVEVIGSALSTIVEEMGKALIRAAFSTNIKERQDCSTALFDPQGRTIAQAERIPIHLGSLLGIADYVLKHHDLAGIRPGDVFIGNDAHTGGGTHLNDIVFMEPVFVEGDLVAWVANLAHHSDFVDRSHAHIFQEGLRIPPIRLYREGVLQDDVMQLVLLNCQVPRERINDFRAQMAANRLGVQRFQALCGKYGKGVVAAASEEIMGYAERKTRAGIRAIPDGVYRFETDFDSNLVESILHLKVEVRVAGDEIFFDFAGNPPQVRAPINMVFTALLATVYFAVKTLLDPDTPPNAGFYRPIHVAAPEGSVLNAVAPAAVYSRTDIAQRLVDMILAALAPAIPDKVCAACTGGGLVTTSGMHPRTGRFYVYNDMNGGGMGARAARDGLDGVQVHTTNTANLPVEALELEHPIRVECYELVRDSGGPGTFRGGMAMRRRTRILDHVATVSAGGTNSVIPPFGIFGGYPGETCKVELSEGARPLVKRAGVLQPGQSLAMIGASGGGYGDPVKRDRDRVEKDLREDRISARAAIEIYGLDPDAARRLDPSRS, from the coding sequence ATGACGAATATGAGCGCATCGCGCGCCGTCGATCCGGTCACAGTGGAGGTCATCGGCAGCGCCTTGTCGACGATCGTCGAGGAGATGGGCAAGGCGCTGATCCGCGCGGCGTTCTCGACCAATATCAAGGAACGGCAGGATTGCTCGACGGCTCTCTTCGATCCGCAGGGCCGCACGATCGCGCAAGCGGAGCGAATCCCGATCCATCTCGGCTCCCTGCTTGGCATCGCCGACTATGTCCTGAAGCATCACGATCTCGCGGGCATCCGCCCGGGCGACGTGTTCATCGGCAACGACGCCCATACCGGCGGCGGCACCCATCTCAACGACATCGTCTTCATGGAGCCGGTGTTTGTCGAAGGCGATCTTGTCGCGTGGGTCGCGAATCTCGCCCATCATTCCGACTTCGTTGATCGCAGTCACGCGCATATCTTTCAGGAAGGCCTGCGTATTCCTCCGATCCGGCTTTATCGCGAGGGCGTGCTGCAGGACGATGTGATGCAGCTCGTCCTTCTGAACTGCCAGGTGCCGCGCGAGCGCATCAACGATTTTCGCGCCCAGATGGCCGCCAACCGGCTCGGGGTTCAGCGCTTTCAGGCGCTCTGCGGCAAGTATGGCAAGGGCGTCGTCGCTGCGGCCAGCGAGGAGATCATGGGTTACGCCGAGCGTAAGACGCGCGCCGGCATCCGCGCCATTCCCGATGGCGTCTATCGCTTCGAGACCGACTTCGACTCGAACCTTGTCGAAAGCATTCTGCATCTCAAGGTCGAGGTGAGAGTCGCGGGCGACGAGATTTTCTTCGACTTCGCCGGCAATCCGCCGCAGGTGCGCGCGCCGATCAATATGGTTTTCACGGCGCTGCTCGCCACGGTCTATTTCGCCGTGAAGACGCTGCTCGATCCGGATACGCCGCCGAATGCGGGCTTCTATCGGCCGATCCATGTCGCCGCGCCGGAAGGCAGCGTGCTCAATGCGGTTGCGCCGGCCGCCGTCTATAGCCGAACCGACATTGCGCAGCGCCTTGTCGACATGATTCTGGCCGCGCTCGCGCCCGCGATTCCGGACAAGGTCTGCGCGGCCTGCACCGGCGGCGGACTTGTCACGACGAGCGGCATGCATCCGCGCACGGGACGTTTCTATGTCTATAACGACATGAATGGCGGCGGCATGGGCGCGCGCGCCGCCAGAGACGGCCTCGACGGCGTGCAGGTTCACACAACTAACACCGCAAATCTTCCTGTTGAGGCGCTTGAACTTGAACATCCGATCCGCGTCGAATGCTATGAGCTGGTGCGCGATTCCGGAGGGCCGGGAACGTTCCGCGGTGGCATGGCGATGCGGCGGCGCACGCGAATCCTCGATCATGTCGCGACCGTTTCCGCGGGCGGCACCAACAGCGTCATTCCACCGTTTGGAATCTTCGGCGGATATCCAGGCGAGACCTGCAAGGTTGAACTGAGCGAAGGCGCGAGGCCGCTCGTGAAGCGCGCGGGCGTGCTTCAGCCCGGACAATCGCTTGCGATGATCGGCGCGTCCGGCGGCGGCTATGGCGATCCGGTGAAACGGGACCGCGACCGCGTTGAGAAAGACCTGCGCGAAGACCGCATCTCCGCGCGCGCCGCCATCGAGATTTATGGACTGGATCCAGACGCTGCGCGGCGTCTCGATCCTTCGCGCTCATGA
- a CDS encoding iron ABC transporter permease has product MRARFGRIDIWTGVLALAWAVIILLLIWPLSTILFASFRDNDTGAFSLGNYVDVFMLRSYRRAIGNTLLVGFGGMAGSLMLGVSLAFLVTRYRVRGRALIQTLAVVALVSPPFIGAYAWIVLFGANGVARNALASFGVSLPSIYGATGVILVFSFKFFPHVFLIVSGALAAVNRSVEEAAESLGVSPMRRLLTITLPLITPSISAAALLTFVLSIADFGTPRLIGRDLSVLATEAFVQFGSEMGGNPGMASTLSLVLIAISMTLVALQRRATRRNVYAGNLLRRPEPKPAIGWRGVAMHIAAYAIVLVGATPAITAVIFSFRRTSGPVFQPGFSLQSYERVIATVSTPIWNTLVYSAASVITIVVIGTLIGYLVARRPQPATAALDGVLMIPYVVPGVVMGIAFIAQFNAPPVAITGTGLIIILAIFIRRLPYSVRSVAAALKQLSANLEDAAISLGLSPGRAFLKVTAPLIAPGIMAGALMSLVTAMNELSSSLVLYVGGTATMPVRIYLAVLDGEYGLASALASILLLLTMMAVGAAFALSGRRREVLL; this is encoded by the coding sequence ATGAGGGCGCGCTTCGGCCGCATCGACATCTGGACCGGCGTCCTCGCGCTGGCCTGGGCGGTCATCATTCTGCTGCTGATCTGGCCGCTTTCGACGATCCTGTTCGCGAGCTTTCGCGACAACGACACGGGCGCATTTTCGCTCGGCAATTATGTCGATGTGTTCATGCTTCGATCCTATCGCCGGGCGATCGGCAACACGCTGCTGGTCGGGTTTGGCGGCATGGCGGGGTCGCTCATGCTCGGTGTCTCCCTAGCCTTTCTGGTGACTCGCTATCGCGTCCGGGGTCGCGCGCTCATCCAGACGCTTGCGGTGGTCGCGCTCGTTTCTCCGCCGTTCATCGGCGCCTATGCCTGGATCGTACTGTTCGGCGCCAACGGCGTCGCTCGCAACGCGCTGGCGTCTTTCGGCGTTTCGCTGCCATCCATATATGGCGCGACCGGCGTCATCCTGGTGTTCTCCTTCAAGTTTTTCCCGCATGTTTTCCTGATCGTGTCGGGCGCGCTCGCAGCGGTGAACCGCTCGGTGGAGGAAGCTGCGGAAAGCCTTGGCGTATCGCCAATGCGACGGCTCCTGACCATCACCTTGCCGCTCATCACGCCATCGATCTCCGCCGCCGCACTGCTCACCTTCGTGCTGTCGATTGCGGACTTCGGAACGCCGCGCCTGATCGGGCGTGATCTCAGCGTGCTCGCGACCGAGGCGTTCGTGCAATTCGGCAGCGAGATGGGCGGTAATCCTGGCATGGCGTCCACGCTCAGCCTTGTGCTCATCGCAATCTCGATGACGCTGGTTGCGCTGCAGCGCCGCGCAACACGCCGGAACGTCTATGCCGGCAACCTTCTCCGCCGTCCGGAGCCGAAGCCCGCGATTGGCTGGCGAGGCGTCGCGATGCACATTGCGGCCTATGCGATCGTACTGGTTGGCGCCACGCCGGCGATCACCGCCGTGATCTTCTCCTTCCGACGCACCAGCGGACCTGTGTTCCAGCCGGGCTTCAGCCTTCAAAGTTACGAGCGGGTCATCGCAACGGTGTCGACGCCAATCTGGAACACGCTTGTCTATTCTGCTGCATCGGTCATCACGATCGTCGTGATCGGCACGCTGATCGGCTATCTCGTCGCGCGCCGCCCGCAACCAGCCACCGCCGCGCTCGATGGCGTTCTGATGATCCCCTACGTCGTGCCGGGGGTCGTAATGGGCATCGCCTTCATCGCGCAGTTCAATGCGCCGCCAGTCGCCATCACGGGCACGGGACTGATCATTATTCTCGCGATTTTTATTCGCCGCCTGCCCTATTCCGTCAGATCGGTGGCGGCGGCGCTCAAGCAACTCAGCGCCAATCTGGAAGACGCTGCGATCAGCCTTGGCCTCTCGCCCGGCCGGGCCTTTCTCAAGGTCACCGCGCCGCTGATTGCGCCGGGCATCATGGCGGGAGCGCTCATGAGCCTCGTCACCGCCATGAACGAATTGTCCTCGTCATTGGTTCTCTATGTCGGCGGCACAGCGACAATGCCGGTCCGCATCTATCTGGCCGTGCTCGATGGAGAGTACGGACTTGCTTCAGCGCTCGCGAGCATTCTGTTGCTGCTGACCATGATGGCGGTTGGAGCAGCCTTCGCGCTCTCGGGCAGGCGCCGTGAGGTATTGCTTTAG
- a CDS encoding extracellular solute-binding protein has product MRFGVRIGFAALGLALVFAGGAAAQEKRVVVYTAHNTTIVNALQPRFEKETGIKVDVVKAGSGDIIKRIRAEAGAPRADVIWSIGGETLEDNKDVIAAYQPRDAAVMLPAYKVSPEWLPYTGIVAVFAVNTKLLKPADYPKTWKDLADARWKGKVSSARADTSGSSFQQLATVLLAYGDKGWDVYKGILTNFAISDSSGAVCRFVNDGEALVGITLEDNALEYVRNGGNVAIVYPEDGTSTVADGVALVKGSPNAENGKVFIDWLLSKPIQEFLVSEIGRRSVRSDVNATGLKPISEIKLINYDMKTVAQNRVAWINQFKKAMADR; this is encoded by the coding sequence ATGCGGTTCGGCGTGAGGATCGGCTTCGCAGCCCTGGGGCTCGCCCTTGTGTTTGCAGGCGGCGCGGCGGCGCAGGAAAAGCGGGTGGTGGTCTACACCGCCCACAACACCACGATCGTCAACGCCTTGCAGCCGCGCTTCGAGAAGGAAACCGGCATCAAGGTCGATGTCGTCAAGGCGGGTTCGGGCGACATCATCAAGCGCATCCGGGCCGAAGCCGGCGCGCCGCGCGCCGACGTCATCTGGAGCATTGGCGGCGAGACGCTCGAAGACAACAAGGATGTCATCGCGGCCTATCAGCCCCGGGACGCGGCGGTGATGCTGCCGGCCTACAAGGTCAGCCCCGAATGGCTTCCCTATACCGGCATCGTCGCAGTCTTCGCCGTGAACACGAAGCTGCTCAAACCCGCCGATTATCCCAAAACGTGGAAGGACCTCGCCGACGCCAGGTGGAAAGGCAAAGTCTCATCCGCGCGCGCGGATACGTCCGGTTCTTCTTTCCAGCAACTCGCGACGGTTCTGCTCGCCTATGGCGACAAGGGCTGGGACGTCTACAAGGGGATATTGACGAATTTTGCGATCTCCGACAGCTCGGGCGCAGTCTGCCGTTTTGTCAATGATGGCGAAGCGCTCGTCGGGATTACGCTCGAGGACAACGCGCTCGAATATGTGCGCAACGGCGGCAACGTCGCGATCGTCTACCCCGAAGACGGCACATCCACGGTCGCGGACGGCGTCGCACTGGTGAAGGGATCGCCCAACGCGGAAAACGGCAAGGTGTTCATCGATTGGTTGCTGTCCAAACCCATACAGGAGTTCCTGGTGTCCGAAATCGGACGTCGGTCTGTGCGCTCGGACGTCAACGCGACTGGCCTCAAGCCGATCTCAGAAATCAAGCTGATCAACTATGATATGAAGACCGTCGCGCAGAATCGCGTCGCCTGGATCAATCAGTTCAAGAAAGCCATGGCGGATCGATAG